A stretch of Bos indicus x Bos taurus breed Angus x Brahman F1 hybrid chromosome 17, Bos_hybrid_MaternalHap_v2.0, whole genome shotgun sequence DNA encodes these proteins:
- the MAB21L2 gene encoding protein mab-21-like 2, which yields MIAAQAKLVYQLNKYYTERCQARKAAIAKTIREVCKVVSDVLKEVEVQEPRFISSLSEIDARYEGLEVISPTEFEVVLYLNQMGVFNFVDDGSLPGCAVLKLSDGRKRSMSLWVEFITASGYLSARKIRSRFQTLVAQAVDKCSYRDVVKMIADTSEVKLRIRERYVVQITPAFKCTGIWPRSAAQWPMPHIPWPGPNRVAEVKAEGFNLLSKECYSLTGKQSSAESDAWVLQFGEAENRLLMGGCRNKCLSVLKTLRDRHLELPGQPLNNYHMKTLLLYECEKHPRETDWDEACLGDRLNGILLQLISCLQCRRCPHYFLPNLDLFQGKPHSALESAAKQTWRLAREILTNPKSLDKL from the coding sequence ATGATCGCCGCTCAGGCCAAGCTGGTTTACCAGCTCAATAAATACTACACCGAGCGCTGCCAGGCGCGCAAGGCGGCCATCGCCAAGACTATCCGAGAGGTCTGTAAGGTGGTCTCGGACGTGCTCAAGGAGGTGGAGGTGCAGGAGCCTCGCTTCATCAGCTCCCTGAGCGAGATCGATGCCCGCTACGAGGGTCTGGAGGTCATCTCGCCCACGGAATTCGAGGTGGTGCTCTACCTAAACCAGATGGGCGTCTTCAACTTCGTGGACGACGGCTCGCTGCCAGGCTGCGCGGTGCTCAAACTGAGCGATGGGCGGAAGCGGAGCATGTCTCTCTGGGTCGAGTTCATCACGGCGTCCGGCTACCTCTCGGCACGCAAGATCCGCTCCCGTTTCCAGAcgctggtggctcaggcggtggACAAGTGCAGCTACCGGGATGTGGTCAAGATGATCGCGGATACCAGCGAGGTCAAGCTGCGCATCAGGGAGCGCTATGTGGTGCAAATCACTCCAGCGTTCAAGTGCACCGGTATCTGGCCCCGCAGCGCGGCACAGTGGCCGATGCCCCACATCCCCTGGCCTGGCCCCAATCGGGTGGCGGAGGTCAAGGCCGAAGGGTTCAACTTGCTCTCTAAGGAGTGCTACTCGCTGACCGGCAAGCAGAGCTCCGCCGAGAGCGACGCCTGGGTGCTCCAGTTTGGGGAGGCTGAAAACCGTCTGCTGATGGGCGGCTGCCGAAACAAGTGTCTCTCGGTGCTGAAGACGCTGCGGGACCGCCACCTGGAGCTGCCGGGCCAGCCGCTCAACAACTACCACATGAAGACGCTGCTGCTGTACGAGTGCGAGAAGCACCCGCGGGAGACGGACTGGGACGAGGCGTGCCTCGGAGACCGGCTCAACGGCATCCTGCTGCAGCTCATCTCCTGCCTGCAGTGCCGCCGCTGCCCCCACTACTTTCTGCCCAACCTCGACCTTTTCCAGGGCAAGCCCCACTCGGCCCTGGAGAGCGCTGCCAAGCAGACCTGGAGGTTGGCCAGGGAAATTCTCACCAATCCCAAAAGCCTGGACAAACTATAG